The DNA window ATAAAGAGAAAAGAAAGGATAATTCCAAAGGCAGCCCGCATAAACCGAGTTCTTGCGAACGTCTCACTTGTCCAGCTTTCAGGACAACGGACATAAAGACTGTAGCAGATGATTTCCGCAGTAGCCCGAGCTACCCGGTATCGCCACGAGGTAACAACAGAGTTAAAAGTTCGATGAACCAGCAGAATACGAAGAAAAAGCCGGAGCTGAAGAGTGAATGCTGCCAGACGTGCATCACCCATCAATTGAAGGATCAGGAAGTGCAGTGCTCAACGGCTACGCTGCAGACTCAGAGCTCTTCGCCTGTTAGGCGAACCAAGATGACTGGCTCGTTCAGCCATCTAACTGGAAGCTCAGCGACAGGTTTCTCTGCCGGACAAACCAATAATTCGAGTAACTGTACTTGTAGCGGCGGCGGTGAGAGAAGAACTTCAAATGCTATCAACGTGCTGCTTATGAACGGCACCCGAAATAATGACTACGAAGATGggtgctgctctccggcgAAGCAACGTCCCATGGCGCCGCCTCCAGAGATTTGCGTTCAGGAGTCCGATCTGACCGAAAGTGACGAGCGTGCTGTATTCCCGGAAATAGACAAGCCCAATTACAGAGTTTGTCGATCCTCAAACGAGACCAATGTTCTGGTCCTGGAGGAGAGTTCTTTGAATGAATGCAGCCCCAACGCAGCACAGGATACGACTAAAGTAGATAGCCAGACGAAGAATCATTTCGATGCTAAACAAAACGCCAACAATAATAAAGAGCAACAGAATAGTTTTCTTATCAACTGGCTCGAGTCACCGGCCACGAGTAACTTCACCAAGGTTCTGGAACTGCAGAGATCTCGCATCAAGGAGCTGGAGAATCTGCTGGAGCAGCACAGCCTTCTGCAGCAGACAATCCAGCACAAGGTTGCGGAGCTGCAGTGCACAGATCTACCGGATCCTAAAAATATAACTAAATCATAAACAAAATCTAGTGCTCTCAAGGAATTTTGTTGGTTTTCAAAGGGTGAAAAGTGGTTTATTCGCTATTACCGCTTGAATTCCAATACCAAACTTTCAGTTTGAACATCTAAATCAAGAGCAAATCCTTAAGAGTCTAGGCAGCGGTCTGGATGACATCGGTGTAGAGCTTGACCTTAGTGGCAATGCTCATGTCGACGTACTTGTCGCCAATGGAAACGATCAGGCCACCGATGATGCTGGGGTCCACGCGGGAAGTGATCTTCAGAGACTCGTTGCCCTTCAGGAAAGACTGCAAAGCAAATGAGCAATAAATTGGGAGGGTGAGACAAGACAGAAGCAAGGCGTAGATACCTTAAGGGCACCCTCCAGCTGCTTGCTCTGGGATGCATCCAAGGGCTTGGCGGTGACCACCTCGCAGACGACCTCACCGCGGTGTGCGGCCATGATGGTCTTGTAGGCGTTGATCACGGTGTCCAGCTTCTTTAGACGTCCGTTGTCGGCCAGCAGACCCAATAGATTGGCAGTGGCCGGGGCGAAGCGTAGCTTCTCGGATGCCTCCTTAAGAGCGGTGGCCATGACCTTCTTGTTGATGATGGGGCTGGTCACGTACTCGCGCAGCTTCTTGTCGCTACGGATAGTGGCCTGCAGGGCAGTCAGATCCTTCTCCACCTGATCCAACTGGCTCAACTTGGAGGCAGCCGAGTACAGGGCGGTAGCATAGCGACCCTCCAGACCGAACACCTGCACTGGTGGCTTCACCGTCGCCTGGGCGGCAGCGGAGCTGAGGGTGCGGCTCTGCGGGATAAGCAAACGAGACCACTTGGTAAGTTTTTCGGCTTATTAAGCATAAACTACCCGCGGTTCGTGGGTTAAGGTGGGCAAAAATTACATAACCAAGAAACGCGCGTTAGATAATTGTACATATGCGACAGCGGGTTGCACAGGCAATAATAATTTGACATTCACTTAAAATGGTTTGGCATTGACCGGAGCTTGTTcgcttttttttctatttattcGCATTATAACATACCAAAATTGCCAATTTGTTAATAGAGGCCATCGTTTTTATCCCGATAATTTTTCAGCTAAAACTCTCAGCTGTCACCAGGGCTACGTTACTCGCTACTCGACGTGTGGCAGGGTTGTTTTGGGTGGTGTAAGGGTTGCAGGAAAGTTATCGATTACAAAAAATAGCTAGATTTGAACATTTAGCTAGTTAATGAAAgcgaatttttaatataaattaatattttgactacTGACTTTAAAGTAATTATTAAAACACTTGATTTAGGTATTTCATGGGTACCCAAAATCCATCTGAATAGTAACACCTCtaatttgttattaaatagCTCTcatgttattttataaacatcAAATTGAATACTCTTGTAATTCTTTACTTACATAAAAAGACACGGCTTGAGATTCGATTTACgtctttttatttgttttaaattatgttaatGGTGATTCTCATTTTCTGATGCTCTTAAATGGATGTATGACTTTTGCTTATTTCGAAACCTAAATATGTCTTGAAATGGTTGCGAATATGTAAATGTTGCATAACCATCGGGAAAACTATAGTTGCCAGTGGTTACAAACACTGGGGGCCTTCAGTTGCGAGCGATTTGAAATTGCATTAACCAGTTTACTTGTCATCTAAAATGGTGGGTTAGGTGCTTAGTAAATCCCTTCTGTTCAAAAGTCACTCTATTAGCTTACCCTCAtcctcttcctcttcctcGCCTTCTCCATCCTCACCGTCCTCGTCGTCGAATGCCTCCTCCTCATTATCTTCGTtgtcctcctcgtcctcgggCTCCACCTCGATATCAGGTACCAGATAATACTGCAGTGGATTTGGCCAAAGGTCGTCTTTTATCAGTTCTGCGATCTCGTCGTTGACGGGATCGGTGTTATCCGAGAACCAATCGAAGAAGGTTTTGTATTCGGAGTTGCGCTTCTTCTTGTTTCCGTAGGGTTTCGTCAGCAAAAGTTTAAGCAGGTTCTTTCCCTCCTTCCATTTGATGGGCGTGCTGGTAGACGCGGGCCAGTCGCCGTTCTCGGAAGCAGCTTTAATTGAAATGGTAATGGGTTAGCTAAGCGGATCTGAGTAAATCTCTGGCCCATCTTACCCGCTGAATTCAGGTGGAACTCTTTGGTGAGCACCTTGTTTTCAAAGTAAGGATTCTCGTCGAAATGGAAGTTGATGCGGTATCCCGATTTAATATCCTCGAACTCCTCCACCTCAAGTTTGCTGAGTGCGTGCAGGcattcctcctcctcctcatccagAATGCCGGATACTTGCGGGTGGTTGATAAACTGCAAGTATGGTAGTTGGGATTAGCTAGGGGATGCATGCTATCAAGCAGAAAGCCATGTTTATGGCACCTTTGGCACTACTTTTCTTTTCAATTATGGAAGCAAATATTTAAGTGGTTATTTGAGTTGAAGCCATTTTGAACTGGGCTAAGTTGTGTATTTCCCGGCCAGACGGATATATCGATAGCACGATTTTTCCGGGAGGGGAAAATACGCGGGGAGCCGGTGGTGTCGGCATTGCAGCCCAAAGATGAACAAGAGAAAATGCCTCGAATAGAGAAAATTTCTTGTACATGTGTGCAGCAATTACCATCATTTCAGGGCTTCGAAAGAACTAGGCGGCTCTACTAGAACCCAGCAGACGAACAAGCGGAAGGGACAAACATGGCCGCGGATCGAAGTACTCACCGAGGTCACCCAGAAGTTGGGGATGCGCTTGACCAGCTCGCTGCGCTTCTCGTAGCAGGGTTTCCGCAGCTTGTTGTACTTCTGCTCCACCTTGAGGATCTCCTCGCTGGCCTTCTCGTTCAGCGCATCGATCTCGTTCTGGCAGGCATCAATTTGCTCCAACGCCTCCGACTCCTCCTCGTTGTTACCGGCGGCGGCGGATGCGTTGCCATCGACGGGGGCGCCGTCCAGCTTGGCTCGCTTTGGCACGCTCGACATTCTGCACGCTCTTCCGGTGTGTGTGCGCTCGAAATTCCCGAGATATTTGACCAAAAAGCGGCGGTACAGTTGAGCAGAAGAGAAGCGAAGCGGATTTTTTAACCTTGCGTTTGCGGCTGCAGAGCTGTAAGTGTATCGATAGTGCGGTGCTCTATCGATAGACACATCGCAGTAGGCCACCGGTGTGAACACTGGCCAACCATGATTACAGTACTATCGATAGGCATATTCGGGTCCAATCGTTCTTCGATATCGAGATTTGATGCCGAGCTGTAATAGctgaaaattattattttcattttgcatACGCATCGTTTTTGAAAACATCAGCAACATGGCCACGGCTGAAGCCCAGATCGGTGTGAACAGGAACTTGCAGAAGCAAGACCTCAGCAACTTGGTAAGCAGCCCGCAAAGACGACCGCCAGACGCCGCCTTCCCTTTTTTTTCCGCCCGTGTGTGAAAGTATACGCGTCGTCATTATGAAGCCGCTTCCCGGAAAATCGGCGGGGTGCGGGACAAAAGGACGCGCCCAGATTGTCTCAAACGGTCCACGGATCAATTTCGCCAACAGTGGGTTTCGCCAGGGCCAGCAGTGATTTGTTGTTGGTGAGAGAGCACGGTGAAAATGCAGCACGTGGCGCTACATTTAGGGTCTGTTTGGTTTTTCTCGCGACTTTGGCTCTGCATATGGGCATGATGCGGACCACGGCTGTATTTGGGATATGGCAAGCAGATCAGTTTCGCGAGGACTACCCGGCTGTTGTCATCAATTTTTAGTTGATGCAATTCAAGCGACATTCTAACCTCAAAATCGACGTCTTTCCTATATACACACATGCAGCTGAGAGGGGATGTTTTGTCAGGGGGTGTGGCGGCGGTAAACAAGACTTGTGCTCTGATTTTACGCTGTAGAAGCGCCTTTATTAATCGCATTGCATTTGGAATCTTGCAGGACGTCTCCAAACTAACGCCTCTGTCACCGGAGGTCATCTCCCGACAGGCGACCATCAACATCGGCACCATCGGTCATGTGGCTCACGGCAAATCCACGGTGGTCAAAGCCATATCCGGCGTGCAGACTGTGCGCTTCAAGAACGAACTGGAGCGCAACATCACAATCAAGCTGGGTGAGTCAGGGATCCGTGTGAGCTAGCCTTAGCATATAATCTTAAGATGTATTATTTACTCGATAATATTTAGCCGTATGTTAATTCTTCCTGCTCGCCCGTAAACCCCGTAGTACCCTAAGATTGTAAACCTTCTCGGCTGGCCGAAAATAACCCATAATTATCTTAAGAACCCCTTGTTAACACCGTACCGCGACGGCACACCGCGTAGCCAACTCTGTCGCTGCTTTACATCGAGATATTGTTGTAAAAGGGTTCTGCGAATGTCTCTTGTAATTCGAATTCCTGTGTATTTTGGTAACTTAAATTGCTGGATTAGCACGCGTTGCCTTGTGTCGTCGCCTAAGTAGACTTAAATGAACAAAGAAGTTGTCCTTAGAATGTTGTACTTTACAAAGCTGAATTAAAAAGCTTTCCCAAAGTTTGGTATTAAGCATATCTTCCTGTTAGCTTAGTCTTGAATCTGTTACATTGATTGATACGACTGATAATCcagcaatttaattaattgccaatctttttcttctttttccctatttctcttgttttttcgattttttcggTTGCGACGCGTCcaccaaataataaaaaaaaaaacaccaaacCCATCAAACAATCCAAAATTGTCCAAAACTTGTCATTTGCAGAACGCTTgagcgaaaagaaaatcaagaaactTTTGAGCTCCAAGCAGCAGCGACAGCAGTATGAAATCAAACAGCGTTCAATGCTACGCCACCTGGCCGAATTACGGCGACATAGCCGATTCCGCCGCCTCTGCACCAAGCCAGCTCCGTCTTCCATGCCAGCATCAACCTCCAGTGCAGCTAGACGCACCACCCGGCGAAGCACCAGTCAGAGCTCACTGAGTCCCAGCAATAGTAGCGGCTATGGCAGCGTTTTTGGCTGCGAGGAACATGATGTGGACAAAATATCCAGTCACA is part of the Drosophila sechellia strain sech25 chromosome 3R, ASM438219v1, whole genome shotgun sequence genome and encodes:
- the LOC6606293 gene encoding uncharacterized protein LOC6606293, which translates into the protein MHRRCIICGQEPGEQCVYPRNMSEARRWQNLANLSSFDVDPESLCRHGCVCASHLDGHRSGSESESSPRAAGRARTPAGLQDWSSRWSSSTSESGHGYPISKKANEQMQNQSKQSLGSERQEFSSANRCTNGYCRFRNTCNSMFQGNTYTQSGQKYPNPPQATRATNLEDKKNPPMKLNPRVNKPTFGTVNCTCDGCTCSFCPVQGIKKAVAPLEEDSGIQQSMNKEKRKDNSKGSPHKPSSCERLTCPAFRTTDIKTVADDFRSSPSYPVSPRGNNRVKSSMNQQNTKKKPELKSECCQTCITHQLKDQEVQCSTATLQTQSSSPVRRTKMTGSFSHLTGSSATGFSAGQTNNSSNCTCSGGGERRTSNAINVLLMNGTRNNDYEDGCCSPAKQRPMAPPPEICVQESDLTESDERAVFPEIDKPNYRVCRSSNETNVLVLEESSLNECSPNAAQDTTKVDSQTKNHFDAKQNANNNKEQQNSFLINWLESPATSNFTKVLELQRSRIKELENLLEQHSLLQQTIQHKVAELQCTDLPDPKNITKS
- the LOC6606294 gene encoding ATP synthase subunit O, mitochondrial, which gives rise to MASINKLAILSRTLSSAAAQATVKPPVQVFGLEGRYATALYSAASKLSQLDQVEKDLTALQATIRSDKKLREYVTSPIINKKVMATALKEASEKLRFAPATANLLGLLADNGRLKKLDTVINAYKTIMAAHRGEVVCEVVTAKPLDASQSKQLEGALKSFLKGNESLKITSRVDPSIIGGLIVSIGDKYVDMSIATKVKLYTDVIQTAA
- the LOC6606295 gene encoding protein SET, translated to MSSVPKRAKLDGAPVDGNASAAAGNNEEESEALEQIDACQNEIDALNEKASEEILKVEQKYNKLRKPCYEKRSELVKRIPNFWVTSFINHPQVSGILDEEEEECLHALSKLEVEEFEDIKSGYRINFHFDENPYFENKVLTKEFHLNSAAASENGDWPASTSTPIKWKEGKNLLKLLLTKPYGNKKKRNSEYKTFFDWFSDNTDPVNDEIAELIKDDLWPNPLQYYLVPDIEVEPEDEEDNEDNEEEAFDDEDGEDGEGEEEEEDEDDK